One Capsicum annuum cultivar UCD-10X-F1 chromosome 2, UCD10Xv1.1, whole genome shotgun sequence genomic window carries:
- the LOC107861178 gene encoding uncharacterized protein LOC107861178, which produces MAENLVKQDHEEMMMIMENSSSSSIDLNEDNKGESEEEEEEVIEVEDSSEKETERISNYNSCDVEKKNVRQYVRSKLPRLRWTPELHRSFVQAIQRLGGQERATPKLVLQMMNVRGLSIAHVKSHLQMYRSKKLDESGQVLGRGNNRGMQGRGYFFRNHLGGQRYNPIQDFKMNGAIVLARNFNYDDHALKGHFRNSFSRPPYQSKGIISRYMQWSSDNQGGLCNTTKSLQGEDLLRMKSWQTPRQAVIEENGIHDIVPIRSTQFLEQKKWPPFIPNQWEEKRADFCSAKNSHFWLQQNLGQPYSKWKYCRNNNALEQNLVTPFTFEMKQDKSPLEEKDWLPDLQLRLSRSTEDKNESNRRDQSDINTMLSLSLPTYSAT; this is translated from the exons ATGGCTGAAAATTTAGTGAAACAAGACCATGAagagatgatgatgattatggaaaACTCATCCTCCTCGTCCATTGATTTGAACGAAGACAACAAAGGGGAAagcgaagaagaagaagaagaagtcattGAGGTGGAAGATAGTAGTGAGAAAGAAACAGAAAGAATAAGTAATTATAATAGTTGTGATGTTGAAAAGAAAAACGTAAGGCAATACGTTCGATCGAAATTGCCGAGGCTCCGTTGGACTCCAGAGCTCCATCGCTCCTTTGTTCAAGCCATTCAAAGACTAGGTGGTCAAGAAA GAGCCACACCTAAGTTGGTTCTCCAAATGATGAATGTGAGAGGTCTAAGTATTGCCCATGTAAAAAGTCATCTACAG ATGTATCGAAGCAAGAAACTAGATGAATCTGGACAAG TGTTAGGTCGAGGTAATAATAGGGGAATGCAAGGAAGAGGCTATTTCTTTAGAAACCACCTAGGTGGTCAAAGATATAACCCTATACAAGATTTCAAGATGAATGGTGCCATTGTATTAGCAAGGAATTTCAACTATGATGACCATGCACTTAAAGGCCATTTTCGAAATTCCTTTTCGAGACCACCATATCAGTCCAAAGGCATCATTTCCAG GTACATGCAGTGGTCTTCCGATAATCAAGGAGGCTTATGTAATACTACCAAGTCTCTGCAAGGTGAAGATTTGTTGAGAATGAAGAGCTGGCAGACACCAAGACAAGCAGtaattgaagaaaatggaatacaTGATATTGTCCCAATTAGGTCAACCCAATTTCTTGAACAGAAAAAGTGGCCTCCATTCATCCCCAATCAGTGGGAGGAGAAAAGGGCTGATTTTTGTTCAGCTAAAAACTCCCATTTTTGGCTTCAACAAAATTTGGGACAACCATATTCCAAGTGGAAGTACTGCAGAAACAATAATGCCCTCGAGCAAAATCTTGTGACACCTTTCACGTTTGAG ATGAAACAAGACAAGAGTCCCTTGGAGGAAAAAGACTGGTTACCTGATTTGCAACTAAGATTAAGCAGAAGCACAGAGGACAAGAATGAGAGCAATAGGAGGGATCAATCAGATATAAACACAATGCTTTCTCTTTCACTGCCCACTTACTCAGCAACCTAG
- the LOC107859266 gene encoding uncharacterized protein LOC107859266: MAKKQLDFNAPLLSVRKIPSSLASSERANKKIVDKIPPNRLQSLPVKKSDWELSAVTKPAAVPFVWEQIPGRPKDDNEVRTNLRVERASSPRLPPGRLPETVRFYSGERPRTHNIYRSPAEGLPWMDHAALLDSLVESMYSRGDRENEDDAYSDALETMSPTESLSLNCSVSGLSGHQSSDLQPSGTFSIDSQTRDFMMSRFLPAAKAAVLETPQYVHKKPVSAEQPMPVKKLVPVERKPVVKPLESYPVSPYSSYPADVGSETEDDVSENPHKKPSKGWKFFPRICVKNSLCLLNPLPGLKVKTRAPTPSAQSVKRVPGMKPKMAQSPTSYAHEVKKLSRKAYSGPIEKNACDNINKQRFHSGVLSRELYKPDNRSLSGQLTNPSDSCKLVGISPGRRSRSGAISPYRNVAPPSPFNEGTRFLGVPKEMESLWASRFDSFRKGCYTVKDKAPQRMVTGRFFDSPSEIVEKTLYVDSVDNVPLSAPNTASSKPKGLVNSLDKNMRTPLENSKVSEKLAAVAPTKGAKQLDVSEKDGKQIAEKKSFLDLMEASPMSISRHKGPADQESLKPKQNLDTVPGALESSKVHPCGNLGTENEDNPNLNDPKDSNLTSLESTLPPPLPKSPSESWLWRTLPSIPLKTPFLSFNSKKQHQKPHTDDTKWETIVKTSNLHKDHVRYSEELYTLDSCQQSKP; this comes from the exons ATGGCGAAAAAGCAGCTGGATTTCAATGCACCACTTCTATCTGTGAGGAAAATACCATCATCTTTAGCTTCCAGTGAGAGAGCAAATAAAAAGATTGTAGATAAGATACCACCAAATAGACTACAATCACTACCTGTCAAAAAATCAGATTGGGAGTTGAGTGCGGTGACTAAACCAGCAGCTGTTCCATTTGTGTGGGAACAGATCCCTGGAAGACCAAAAGATGACAACGAAGTCCGAACTAATCTTCGTGTGGAGCGCGCAAGTAGTCCTAGGTTGCCCCCAGGAAGATTGCCAGAGACTGTTCGGTTCTATTCGGGTGAAAGGCCTCGTACTCATAACATTTACAGGTCTCCAGCTGAAGGACTGCCTTGGATGGATCATGCAGCTTTACTGGATAGCCTGGTGGAAAGTATGTATTCAAGAGGAGATAGAGAAAATGAGGATGATGCCTATTCTGATGCTCTTGAAACAATGTCACCTACCGAATCCTTGTCCTTGAACTGCAGTGTCAGTGGTTTGAGCGGACATCAAAGTTCAGATTTGCAACCATCCGGAACCTTTTCAATTGACTCCCAAACTCGAGACTTTATGATGAGTCGATTCTTGCCTGCAGCAAAAGCTGCTGTCTTGGAGACGCCTCAATATGTTCATAAAAAACCAGTCTCTGCTGAACAACCGATGCCAGTCAAAAAGCTAGTCCCCGTGGAACGAAAGCCTGTGGTTAAACCATTGGAATCTTACCCTGTCTCACCTTATAGCAGCTATCCAGCAGATGTAGGAAGTGAAACTGAAGATGATGTGTCTGAGAATCCGCACAAAAAGCCAAGTAAAGGGTGGAAATTTTTCCCTCGGATTTGTGTGAAGAATTCATTGTGCCTATTAAATCCACTGCCAGGACTGAAAGTGAAGACTCGTGCTCCCACACCCTCAGCTCAATCAGTAAAAAGAGTTCCAGGAATGAAGCCAAAGATGGCACAGAGTCCCACATCTTATGCTCATGAAGTCAAGAAACTAAGTAGAAAAGCTTATAGTGGGCCTATTGAGAAG AATGCTTGTGATAACATAAATAAGCAAAGATTTCATTCTGGAGTACTGTCTCGCGAGCTGTACAAACCTGATAATAGGAGTTTGTCGGGGCAGCTGACTAACCCTAGCGATTCATGTAAGCTTGTTGGAATCTCTCCTGGCAGGCGTTCAAGAAGTGGAGCTATATCTCCCTACCGAAATGTAGCACCCCCATCTCCATTCAATGAGGGTACACGGTTTCTTGGTGTGCCAAAGGAAATGGAGAGTCTTTGGGCTAGTCGCTTTGATTCATTCCGCAAAGGTTGTTACACTGTCAAGGACAAAGCACCACAACGGATGGTCACAGGAAGGTTTTTTGATTCACCAAGTGAAATAGTTGAGAAAACCTTGTATGTAGATTCTGTAGATAATGTGCCACTTTCAGCCCCTAATACTGCTTCTTCTAAACCTAAGGGATTAGTGAACTCCTTGGATAAGAATATGAGAACTCCGCTTGAAAACAGTAAAGTGTCTGAAAAATTGGCTGCCGTGGCTCCTACTAAAGGTGCCAAGCAATTGGATGTTTCAGAGAAAGATGGCAAACAGATTGCTGAAAAGAAGTCTTTCCTTGATTTGATGGAAGCTTCTCCCATGTCCATATCAAGACACAAAGGCCCTGCTGATCAAGAGTCTTTGAAACCAAAGCAAAATCTTGATACAGTACCCGGAGCCTTAGAATCTTCAAAAGTGCATCCTTGTGGAAATTTAGGTACAGAAAACGAAGATAACCCAAATTTAAATGACCCAAAAGATTCTAACCTTACCTCCTTGGAATCTACTTTACCACCACCATTACCTAAATCTCCCTCCGAGTCTTGGCTTTGGCGCACGCTGCCTTCCATTCCTTTGAAAACCCCATTCTTGAGTTTTAACTCTAAGAAGCAGCATCAGAAGCCCCACACTGATGATACCAAGTGGGAGACTATCGTGAAAACTTCTAATTTGCACAAGGATCATGTCCGTTACTCTGAG GAACTATATACTCTTGATTCTTGTCAGCAGAGCAAACCTTGA